In a genomic window of Arachnia rubra:
- a CDS encoding type II secretion system F family protein → MSTAALIGFLVAAAVLVLWAPPPLSRLDPASSPLPGWVVKAWQWVLRQRSGRRKADQAVVRELPEALDLLAICLEAGAPMSQAIATVAGVSPPATGEILRAVDAQLRVGRDPQEAWGSLADHPDWGPPARDAARSARSGTSLVESLRVHADEARRRRREQETKRARSVGVKSVQPLAVCFLPAFVLIGVVPLVASLLGTFVGR, encoded by the coding sequence ATGAGTACCGCAGCGCTGATCGGTTTTCTCGTGGCCGCAGCTGTCTTGGTCCTGTGGGCCCCACCGCCCCTCAGCCGTCTCGACCCGGCCTCGTCGCCGCTACCCGGCTGGGTGGTGAAGGCCTGGCAGTGGGTGCTGCGGCAGCGCAGCGGCCGCAGGAAAGCGGACCAGGCTGTCGTGCGGGAACTCCCCGAGGCCCTGGATCTGCTCGCCATCTGCCTGGAGGCAGGCGCCCCCATGAGCCAGGCCATCGCCACGGTGGCTGGCGTCAGCCCTCCTGCGACAGGCGAGATCCTGCGCGCCGTCGATGCGCAGCTGCGGGTTGGCAGAGACCCACAGGAGGCGTGGGGCAGTCTCGCTGACCACCCCGATTGGGGGCCGCCGGCCCGCGACGCCGCCCGCTCGGCCCGCTCTGGCACCAGCTTGGTCGAAAGCCTCCGCGTCCACGCCGACGAGGCACGGCGCCGTCGTCGTGAGCAGGAGACCAAACGGGCCAGGTCGGTGGGGGTGAAATCGGTGCAGCCGCTCGCGGTGTGCTTCTTGCCGGCCTTCGTGCTCATAGGGGTGGTGCCGTTGGTGGCGTCGCTGCTGGGAACGTTCGTGGGTCGCTGA
- a CDS encoding DUF4244 domain-containing protein has translation MSESAKTVACVEKKSPSRRRFAERGLTTVEYAIGLLGAAAAAMLLLRVFNDNSLFDMIMKWVTDLFVNAAQHDA, from the coding sequence ATGTCCGAGTCCGCCAAGACCGTCGCCTGCGTCGAGAAGAAGAGCCCTTCACGTCGTCGTTTCGCCGAGCGGGGCCTGACCACTGTCGAGTACGCCATTGGTTTGCTCGGCGCTGCGGCCGCAGCGATGCTGCTGCTCCGTGTCTTCAACGACAACTCGCTGTTCGACATGATCATGAAGTGGGTCACCGACCTCTTCGTGAACGCCGCCCAGCACGACGCCTGA
- a CDS encoding Rv3654c family TadE-like protein, whose translation MKETRRAPGGHDERGVGTVLVAGICLGLVMVAATVALIVGWLARAEQAQSSADLTALAAAAAEADGGDACAEAEKVADENGGRLTGCEVRGERPRFVVEVTVALPLLEGRGFNPGEVERSATAGTV comes from the coding sequence ATGAAGGAGACGCGCCGCGCTCCCGGCGGTCATGATGAAAGGGGAGTGGGCACGGTGCTGGTGGCGGGGATCTGCCTCGGGCTGGTGATGGTGGCCGCCACTGTGGCGCTTATCGTGGGGTGGCTGGCCCGGGCTGAGCAGGCCCAGAGCAGCGCCGACCTGACAGCCCTGGCCGCTGCCGCAGCGGAGGCTGACGGCGGTGACGCCTGCGCGGAGGCCGAGAAGGTGGCTGACGAGAACGGCGGACGCCTGACCGGATGCGAGGTGCGGGGCGAGCGGCCCCGGTTCGTCGTCGAGGTGACGGTGGCTCTGCCGCTGCTGGAGGGACGCGGTTTCAACCCAGGCGAGGTGGAGCGGAGCGCAACGGCGGGAACGGTATGA
- a CDS encoding type II secretion system F family protein has translation MMSVLLLALAAVLLVGREQTLERLGFPARRTPARGKAAALSAASHRANVGAGSRKRDVGAGAADSPVPWRSPGADGLETDSSQAGGIVTETSQSREELHGEESCRDLLGPVSHHKTQVRRRSLLLAGGCGLVIVAVVLGVKVAGWGLVLAIAVGTAVWVLRRGAVERSRRSCADETTRVTVGLAMLLRAGQIPTTALSEAASDCPALAPVAAVARLGGDVPRALREAARTPGREGLARVAGAWRVAERTGAPIASVLLQVAEGLRSERELSGVVEAELAMARGSARIMAFLPFGALLLGSFVGANPLGFLLEHPLGMVLALAGVSLAAAGVVWTEKLAVRA, from the coding sequence ATGATGAGCGTGCTGCTCCTGGCGTTGGCAGCTGTGCTGCTCGTCGGCAGGGAACAGACCCTGGAACGGCTGGGGTTCCCGGCCCGTCGTACACCAGCACGCGGCAAGGCAGCTGCGCTCAGTGCGGCGTCCCACCGCGCAAACGTGGGCGCTGGATCCAGGAAACGGGATGTGGGGGCTGGGGCCGCCGACAGCCCGGTGCCGTGGCGTAGTCCTGGGGCCGACGGCCTGGAAACGGATTCATCCCAGGCTGGCGGGATCGTGACGGAGACCTCTCAGAGCAGGGAGGAGCTGCACGGTGAGGAATCCTGCAGGGACCTTTTAGGTCCGGTCTCACACCACAAGACCCAGGTGCGGCGTCGCAGCCTCCTGCTGGCTGGAGGGTGTGGCCTGGTGATCGTGGCCGTGGTGCTCGGCGTGAAGGTGGCGGGCTGGGGTCTTGTGCTGGCCATCGCGGTGGGCACCGCTGTGTGGGTGCTGCGGCGTGGCGCGGTGGAACGCTCCCGGCGCTCCTGTGCCGATGAGACCACCCGGGTGACGGTGGGGCTTGCCATGCTGTTGCGCGCCGGGCAGATCCCGACGACAGCACTGAGTGAGGCCGCCTCCGACTGTCCGGCGCTGGCTCCCGTCGCAGCCGTGGCTCGGCTGGGAGGCGACGTGCCCAGGGCACTGCGCGAGGCCGCCAGGACGCCCGGCCGGGAGGGCCTGGCGCGGGTCGCCGGGGCATGGCGGGTGGCGGAACGCACCGGCGCCCCCATCGCCTCGGTGCTGCTGCAGGTCGCGGAGGGGCTGCGCTCGGAGCGGGAGCTGTCCGGGGTGGTCGAGGCCGAGCTGGCGATGGCGCGTGGCAGCGCCCGGATCATGGCGTTCCTGCCCTTCGGCGCGCTGCTGCTGGGGTCCTTCGTCGGGGCGAACCCTCTTGGTTTCCTGCTGGAGCATCCGCTCGGAATGGTGCTGGCGCTTGCCGGGGTGAGCCTGGCCGCCGCCGGGGTGGTGTGGACTGAGAAACTGGCGGTCCGGGCATGA
- a CDS encoding TadE family type IV pilus minor pilin codes for MRGAEATAPRLRAEVPGARGEESRAAIVSVAQPPAPRRRKPGHVSWFGRRRARRGQRGMVTVELAIGLITIVMLLSVLVGIILLGVTQSGIQTVTSDLAKHLARGDDATAQKTREKAPTGARIEIERTNAGVRVTTRLEVSILKLGAVPLESTAWAHWEPGVGP; via the coding sequence ATGCGTGGGGCGGAAGCCACCGCCCCACGCCTCCGGGCGGAGGTGCCGGGGGCGCGGGGCGAGGAATCGCGTGCGGCCATCGTCTCCGTCGCGCAGCCTCCGGCGCCCCGGCGGCGCAAACCGGGCCACGTCAGCTGGTTTGGCCGGCGCAGGGCCCGGCGGGGGCAGCGGGGGATGGTGACGGTGGAGCTGGCCATCGGGCTCATCACCATCGTGATGCTGCTGTCGGTCCTGGTCGGGATCATCCTGCTGGGCGTGACCCAGTCGGGAATCCAGACTGTCACCTCGGACCTGGCCAAGCACCTGGCCCGGGGCGACGACGCGACAGCGCAGAAGACGAGGGAGAAGGCACCCACTGGAGCACGCATCGAGATCGAACGTACGAATGCCGGGGTGCGGGTCACCACTCGCCTGGAGGTGTCCATCCTCAAGCTTGGGGCCGTACCACTTGAGTCAACGGCCTGGGCCCACTGGGAGCCGGGGGTTGGGCCATGA
- a CDS encoding DEAD/DEAH box helicase, which yields MSWEWVTGAQEAVVVRHRPASSGTQGDWPGWLDAGLIGGFRAAGIERPWQHQVEFAELAHAGRHAAICTPTGSGKTLAYLMPVFTALQGGRQGRGRGFALRRPTALYLAPTKALAHDQARAAGELAPGSVRIGALDGDSDDAERRFAREHAGLVLTNPDMLHFSVLPNHRHWSALLGGLRYIVVDEAHRYQGVFGAHVAQVLRRLRRVAASYGAEPTVLLSSATAPNAAEFGGTLIGEEQVDVVASSTAPAAARTAVLWQPATNLNRDTARLLAGLAGDGTQTLAFVASRAGAELVSLAAAELATDPARIASYRGGYLAMERRDLEAALQSGELLGLATTNALELGIDVSGIDAVLVAGFPGKLSSFWQQAGRAGRAGREALVVLLARENPLDAYLLQHPELIFDAPVEAAVCHPQNLHVLGPHLAAAAQEQPLTPADERWFGPMTLPLARHLAAGKVLRDRGGTWFWTRPDRAADHISLRSTAPRPVEIIERSTGQVIGVVDPDAADRTVHQGAVYLHQGQSFMVTELDIDERRAMVVAVHNSWYTQAETSQDIVVLRETGSRPLGQTRIHFGDVRLSWQVTGYLRRDETTHEVLDSTPLDCPEHTLATQAVWWSVPESLERELGWGTLQLGAAAHAAEHTAISLLPAFAPCDRWDIGGISTARHPDTGLATVFVHDGLAGGAGFAAHAYEVAGRWLAATLERLRTCCCESGCPACVVSPKCGNANQVLDKAAARELLERVLNG from the coding sequence GTGAGCTGGGAATGGGTGACCGGTGCGCAGGAAGCAGTGGTGGTGCGCCACCGGCCAGCCTCCTCGGGTACGCAGGGTGACTGGCCCGGGTGGCTCGATGCCGGGCTCATCGGTGGGTTTCGTGCCGCCGGGATCGAGCGGCCATGGCAGCACCAGGTGGAGTTCGCGGAACTGGCCCATGCCGGCCGTCATGCCGCCATCTGCACCCCCACCGGCTCCGGGAAGACTCTGGCCTACCTGATGCCGGTGTTCACAGCGCTGCAGGGCGGCAGGCAGGGACGTGGAAGGGGATTCGCGTTGCGCCGCCCCACCGCCCTCTACCTGGCTCCTACCAAGGCGCTGGCCCACGACCAGGCCCGGGCTGCCGGGGAGCTGGCACCTGGCTCGGTGCGGATCGGGGCCCTCGATGGCGACTCCGACGATGCCGAGCGACGTTTCGCTCGCGAACACGCCGGCCTGGTGCTCACCAACCCGGACATGCTGCATTTCTCCGTGCTCCCGAACCATCGCCACTGGTCGGCGCTGCTGGGCGGGCTGCGATACATCGTCGTCGACGAGGCCCACCGGTATCAGGGGGTTTTCGGGGCGCATGTTGCGCAGGTGCTCAGGAGACTGCGGCGGGTCGCCGCCAGCTACGGGGCTGAGCCGACGGTACTGCTCAGCTCCGCGACCGCACCGAACGCCGCTGAGTTCGGAGGCACCCTGATCGGTGAGGAGCAGGTGGATGTGGTCGCGTCCTCGACCGCCCCGGCAGCCGCCCGGACTGCCGTGCTGTGGCAGCCGGCGACCAACCTCAACCGCGACACAGCCCGTCTACTCGCGGGCCTGGCCGGCGATGGAACCCAGACGCTGGCCTTCGTCGCATCCCGGGCCGGTGCGGAGCTCGTCAGCCTGGCCGCGGCAGAACTCGCCACCGATCCCGCCCGGATCGCGTCCTACCGGGGCGGCTACTTGGCGATGGAACGCCGCGACCTGGAGGCGGCACTGCAGTCCGGGGAGCTCCTTGGGCTGGCCACCACGAACGCGCTGGAGCTCGGCATTGACGTCTCTGGCATCGACGCGGTGCTCGTGGCCGGGTTCCCGGGGAAGCTGTCGTCGTTCTGGCAGCAGGCGGGCCGGGCCGGTCGCGCGGGGCGGGAGGCCCTGGTGGTGTTGCTCGCCCGGGAGAATCCGCTCGATGCCTACCTGCTGCAACATCCCGAGCTGATCTTCGACGCTCCCGTCGAGGCGGCTGTCTGCCACCCGCAGAACCTACACGTCCTCGGACCGCACCTGGCCGCTGCCGCCCAGGAGCAGCCGCTCACGCCCGCGGATGAGCGCTGGTTCGGTCCGATGACGCTGCCGCTGGCCAGGCACCTTGCTGCCGGGAAGGTGCTGCGGGACCGCGGCGGCACCTGGTTCTGGACCCGTCCCGACCGGGCCGCCGACCACATCAGCCTGCGCTCCACCGCCCCCAGGCCCGTCGAGATCATCGAACGCTCCACCGGGCAGGTGATCGGGGTGGTGGACCCCGATGCCGCGGACCGCACCGTCCACCAGGGCGCCGTCTACCTGCACCAAGGACAGTCATTCATGGTGACGGAACTCGACATCGACGAACGCCGCGCGATGGTGGTGGCGGTCCACAACTCCTGGTACACCCAGGCGGAGACCAGCCAGGACATCGTGGTGCTGCGGGAGACCGGCTCGCGGCCGCTGGGACAAACACGCATCCACTTCGGCGACGTGCGGCTCAGCTGGCAGGTCACCGGATACCTCAGACGCGACGAGACCACCCACGAGGTCCTCGACTCGACGCCGCTCGACTGCCCCGAGCACACCCTGGCCACGCAGGCCGTGTGGTGGAGCGTCCCTGAGTCCCTGGAGCGGGAACTCGGCTGGGGGACGCTTCAGTTGGGGGCAGCTGCGCATGCCGCCGAACACACCGCCATCTCCCTGCTGCCCGCGTTCGCGCCCTGCGATCGCTGGGATATCGGCGGCATCTCCACGGCCCGGCACCCCGACACGGGACTGGCAACGGTCTTCGTCCATGATGGCCTGGCTGGGGGAGCGGGTTTCGCCGCCCACGCCTACGAGGTTGCCGGACGGTGGCTGGCCGCGACGCTGGAGCGGCTGCGCACCTGCTGTTGCGAGTCGGGATGCCCCGCCTGCGTCGTCTCGCCGAAATGCGGCAACGCCAACCAGGTGCTGGACAAGGCCGCAGCCAGGGAACTGCTGGAGCGTGTCCTCAACGGCTAA
- a CDS encoding DUF7059 domain-containing protein: MDIIRLRGRLNEIGYSTDAVLERIGEVGQAGLQRNCTLPADVALARADDPLATLIRLFLLRQEVPAAVVGRAFRDCLSDVLAEEIVAFDGQSARAVVELRPYASPDDGASGWLVSDLTPGLDGLVEPIRLDYVLGASPASLTLAEITMRQPIGRALDLGTGCGVQSYHLSRHADEVVATDLNPRALHLARIGAALSGMGIDFREGSLFEPVAGEQFDLIVSNPPYVMSPPGGECLTYRESAFTADGLVEAVVRDAPSHLTPGGSLQLLTNWAITGVPWEERLASWVAGSGCDLFAIERERLDRFAYIEMWLADAGLSGRPEWEPTYRRWLDYFSRLGIDEVGMGWILLTKAGREVPEVRCESWPHAVAQPVGSVFAAHAGAIDAAHLPTADLLSLTPHLAGVVAETTGQPGAADPEYLVLRQRTGLLRGMHLTTVTGAVLGALDGDLTVGQTISAVAHLLGRPAEEIAAEAIPAVRQALAEQYLVQAA; the protein is encoded by the coding sequence ATGGACATTATCCGGTTGCGTGGGCGGCTGAACGAGATCGGCTACTCCACTGACGCCGTGCTGGAACGGATTGGCGAAGTGGGGCAGGCTGGGCTGCAACGGAACTGCACCCTGCCCGCTGACGTCGCCCTGGCTAGGGCTGATGATCCTCTCGCGACCCTGATCCGGTTGTTCCTGCTCCGTCAGGAGGTGCCGGCCGCGGTGGTGGGCAGAGCATTCAGGGACTGCCTCAGCGACGTGCTGGCGGAGGAGATCGTCGCGTTCGACGGGCAATCGGCCAGGGCAGTCGTCGAGTTGCGGCCCTATGCGTCACCCGATGACGGCGCCAGCGGCTGGCTGGTCAGTGACCTCACTCCCGGACTCGACGGCCTGGTGGAGCCGATTCGCCTGGACTACGTGCTGGGGGCTTCACCCGCGTCCCTGACACTGGCTGAGATCACCATGCGGCAGCCCATCGGCCGTGCTCTTGACCTCGGCACGGGGTGCGGGGTGCAGAGCTATCACCTGTCCCGCCATGCTGACGAGGTGGTGGCGACCGACCTCAACCCGCGGGCCCTGCATCTCGCGAGGATCGGTGCTGCCCTGAGCGGGATGGGCATCGACTTCCGCGAGGGGTCGCTGTTCGAGCCGGTGGCGGGTGAGCAGTTCGACCTGATCGTCTCCAACCCGCCCTACGTGATGAGCCCGCCTGGCGGGGAATGCCTCACCTACCGCGAGTCCGCATTCACAGCGGATGGTCTCGTCGAGGCGGTCGTCCGCGACGCCCCCAGCCACCTGACCCCCGGCGGCAGCCTTCAGCTGCTGACGAACTGGGCCATCACCGGCGTCCCTTGGGAGGAGAGGCTCGCTTCGTGGGTGGCAGGCTCAGGGTGCGACCTGTTCGCCATCGAACGCGAGCGCCTCGACCGGTTCGCCTACATCGAGATGTGGCTCGCCGACGCTGGCCTGTCAGGACGTCCTGAATGGGAGCCCACCTACCGGCGGTGGCTGGACTACTTCAGCCGCCTGGGCATCGACGAGGTCGGCATGGGGTGGATCCTGCTCACCAAAGCGGGCCGTGAGGTGCCCGAGGTGCGCTGCGAGTCATGGCCGCATGCCGTCGCCCAGCCGGTGGGATCTGTGTTCGCCGCCCATGCCGGGGCCATTGACGCTGCCCATCTTCCCACCGCGGACCTGCTCTCCCTCACGCCTCACCTGGCCGGTGTGGTAGCCGAGACCACCGGGCAACCTGGCGCTGCGGACCCCGAGTACCTGGTGCTGCGGCAGCGTACCGGGCTGCTGCGCGGCATGCACCTGACCACCGTGACGGGTGCGGTCCTGGGAGCCCTCGACGGCGACCTCACCGTCGGCCAGACCATCTCCGCCGTCGCCCACCTGCTCGGTAGGCCGGCGGAGGAGATCGCAGCCGAGGCGATCCCCGCTGTCCGCCAGGCTCTGGCTGAGCAATATCTCGTCCAGGCCGCCTGA